Proteins found in one Alteromonas macleodii genomic segment:
- the thiC gene encoding phosphomethylpyrimidine synthase ThiC — MSNRREQRQQAQQFINELAGEAYPNSTRHYECGSRDDIRVAMRLIHQHDSLVGGTEENPILEPNPPIPVYDTSGPYGDPLENIDVHKGLSPLRQKWIEERSDTVELEGVSSSFAKERENDIFTEDFRFIRSRKPLKAKAGKNVTQLHYARQGIVTPEMEYIAIRENMGRQAIKDAELTQQHKGEHFGANLPDTITPEFVRQEVAAGRAIIPCNINHPELEPMIIGRNFLVKINANIGNSAVTSSIEEEVEKLVWSTRWGADTIMDLSTGRNIHETREWLLRNSPVPLGTVPIYQALEKVNGVAEDLTWEMFKDTLIEQAEQGVDYFTIHAGVLLEYVHLTAKRVTGIVSRGGSIMAKWCLSHHQQSFLYEHFHDICEICAKYDVALSLGDGLRPGSVADANDDAQFSELRTLGELTKIAWEYDVQVMIEGPGHVPMHMIKVNMEEQLKHCHEAPFYTLGPLTTDIAPGYDHFTSGIGAAMIGWYGCAMLCYVTPKEHLGLPNKEDVKQGLITYKIAAHAADLAKGHPGAQIRDNAMSKARFEFRWEDQFNLALDPHTARAYHDETLPQASGKVAHFCSMCGPKFCSMKISQEVRDVAKQAETQELEKEKGMKDMADAFNQSGAQLYHTADSKVELP, encoded by the coding sequence ATGTCGAACAGACGCGAACAACGCCAACAAGCTCAGCAATTCATTAATGAACTAGCGGGCGAAGCTTACCCCAATTCAACGCGCCACTACGAGTGTGGCAGCCGCGACGATATCCGAGTGGCCATGCGCCTTATCCACCAGCATGACAGCCTAGTCGGTGGCACCGAAGAAAACCCTATCTTAGAGCCAAACCCACCTATTCCGGTGTATGACACCTCAGGGCCCTACGGCGATCCGCTAGAAAATATTGATGTTCACAAAGGCTTAAGCCCACTTCGCCAAAAGTGGATTGAAGAGCGCAGCGATACCGTTGAGCTTGAAGGCGTTTCATCAAGCTTCGCGAAAGAGCGTGAAAACGACATCTTTACTGAAGATTTTCGCTTTATTCGCAGCCGCAAACCGTTAAAAGCGAAAGCGGGCAAGAACGTCACCCAGCTTCACTACGCAAGACAAGGCATTGTTACCCCTGAAATGGAATACATTGCCATTCGTGAAAACATGGGCCGTCAAGCCATTAAAGATGCGGAGCTAACGCAGCAGCATAAAGGAGAGCACTTTGGCGCGAATTTGCCCGATACCATCACGCCTGAATTTGTTCGCCAAGAAGTAGCCGCAGGCCGCGCCATCATTCCATGTAATATTAATCACCCCGAACTAGAGCCAATGATTATCGGCCGCAACTTCTTGGTGAAAATTAACGCGAATATTGGTAATTCGGCAGTTACCTCGTCAATCGAAGAAGAGGTAGAAAAGCTGGTGTGGTCAACGCGCTGGGGCGCCGATACCATCATGGACTTATCTACCGGTAGAAATATTCACGAAACCCGCGAGTGGCTGCTGCGAAATAGCCCGGTACCTCTTGGCACCGTACCTATTTACCAAGCGCTAGAAAAAGTGAATGGCGTAGCCGAAGATTTAACCTGGGAGATGTTTAAAGACACGCTTATCGAACAAGCTGAGCAAGGTGTGGATTACTTCACCATTCACGCAGGCGTGTTGCTTGAATACGTTCACCTTACCGCAAAGCGAGTTACTGGCATTGTATCGCGCGGTGGTTCAATCATGGCGAAGTGGTGTTTGAGTCACCACCAGCAAAGCTTTTTGTATGAACACTTCCATGATATCTGCGAAATTTGCGCGAAATACGATGTAGCATTGTCGCTAGGTGATGGCTTGCGCCCTGGTAGCGTGGCCGATGCCAACGACGATGCGCAATTCTCTGAGTTACGTACCCTTGGTGAGCTGACCAAAATAGCCTGGGAATACGATGTTCAGGTAATGATTGAAGGCCCAGGGCATGTGCCAATGCACATGATTAAAGTGAACATGGAAGAGCAGCTTAAGCACTGTCACGAAGCGCCGTTTTATACCCTTGGCCCACTTACCACAGACATTGCACCTGGCTACGATCACTTTACCTCAGGTATTGGCGCCGCCATGATTGGTTGGTACGGATGCGCAATGCTGTGCTACGTAACGCCTAAAGAGCATTTGGGTTTACCTAACAAAGAAGACGTTAAACAGGGGCTTATCACCTACAAAATAGCGGCGCACGCTGCCGACCTGGCGAAGGGCCACCCCGGCGCGCAAATACGCGACAATGCTATGTCGAAAGCGCGCTTCGAGTTTAGATGGGAAGATCAGTTTAACCTAGCATTAGACCCTCATACTGCTCGCGCTTATCACGATGAAACCTTGCCGCAGGCCTCTGGCAAAGTTGCGCACTTTTGCTCTATGTGCGGCCCAAAATTCTGCAGCATGAAAATTTCTCAAGAAGTACGTGATGTCGCTAAACAAGCTGAAACCCAAGAGCTCGAGAAAGAGAAAGGCATGAAAGACATGGCTGATGCGTTTAATCAGTCGGGTGCTCAGCTTTATCACACTGCCGATAGCAAGGTAGAGTTGCCATGA
- a CDS encoding heme biosynthesis HemY N-terminal domain-containing protein gives MKWLAIALAVLAAFVVALIVGPMILGDKGYVLISLGSTAIEMTVISFCILVIGAVIAWYVLSRFVLWALSLITGSHKWFGTLGERKRKRAFYDGLHAMAAGDFDSAQKALGKTTNGDFEGVNYLASAQIAFANDDLAKARYFLVQATDFPKAKVAATVMHARIDVAEEKFEAALEKLNELDEQDRDNKQVVQLKAQILAKLGKWQVLQENLSGWRKALPKADYTTWSQRIAKGKFAEIASKQGAVELKSYWDTLPRKLRHDDAYRAAYVQQLLDQGMHADAQNLLVEWQKRGPNSALFPLFTQLNIPDASPSLRLLESWIKQDEENVELYSTLGQVAFNSGDDVLAEKALLKATKMESRKEDLLLLSAISERKQDTATALQLYKEGQQLAS, from the coding sequence ATGAAATGGTTAGCTATTGCCCTTGCGGTATTAGCCGCATTCGTTGTTGCGCTTATTGTTGGTCCAATGATACTTGGCGATAAAGGTTACGTACTTATTTCTCTAGGCAGCACAGCTATTGAAATGACCGTGATCAGCTTTTGTATTTTGGTCATTGGTGCCGTTATTGCCTGGTATGTGTTATCCCGTTTTGTTTTGTGGGCGTTAAGCTTAATTACAGGCTCACATAAATGGTTCGGCACTTTAGGTGAACGCAAGCGCAAGCGCGCATTTTACGATGGCTTGCACGCCATGGCCGCAGGTGATTTTGATTCGGCACAAAAAGCATTAGGCAAAACCACCAATGGTGATTTTGAAGGAGTAAACTATTTGGCTTCAGCGCAGATTGCGTTTGCCAACGACGACCTAGCCAAAGCCCGATATTTTCTGGTTCAGGCCACTGATTTTCCGAAAGCGAAAGTAGCCGCAACGGTAATGCATGCACGCATTGATGTAGCTGAAGAAAAGTTTGAGGCGGCACTCGAAAAGCTTAACGAACTAGACGAGCAAGATCGTGACAACAAGCAGGTTGTGCAGCTAAAAGCGCAAATTCTTGCCAAGTTAGGTAAGTGGCAGGTGCTTCAAGAGAATTTATCGGGTTGGCGTAAAGCCTTGCCTAAAGCTGACTACACCACGTGGAGCCAGCGTATTGCTAAAGGTAAGTTTGCAGAAATTGCCAGTAAGCAAGGTGCCGTTGAGCTTAAATCATACTGGGACACCCTGCCTCGTAAATTACGTCACGACGACGCTTATCGCGCTGCTTACGTGCAACAGTTACTTGACCAAGGTATGCATGCCGATGCACAGAACTTGCTGGTTGAATGGCAAAAACGTGGGCCGAACAGCGCGCTATTCCCGCTGTTTACGCAGCTTAATATTCCTGATGCATCACCATCATTACGTTTACTTGAAAGCTGGATAAAGCAAGACGAAGAGAACGTTGAGCTTTATTCCACGCTAGGCCAAGTGGCGTTCAACTCGGGCGATGATGTGTTAGCTGAAAAAGCCTTGCTTAAAGCTACCAAAATGGAGTCGCGCAAAGAAGACTTATTGCTGCTATCTGCCATTAGTGAACGCAAGCAAGACACAGCCACCGCCCTTCAGCTTTACAAAGAAGGACAGCAACTAGCTAGCTAA